The proteins below are encoded in one region of Aequorivita iocasae:
- the gcvP gene encoding aminomethyl-transferring glycine dehydrogenase, which yields MNTDSFALRHIGPRENDLPEMLKTVGVSTLDQLIYETVPDDILLKKALDLDTAMSEQEYLEHITELSTKNKLFKTYIGLGYHQSITPPVIQRNILENPGWYTAYTPYQAEIAQGRLEALLNFQTVVSDLTGMELANASLLDESTAAAEAMALLFNVREKEKKKNNASKFFVSEEILPQTLSLLETRSRPLKIELVVGNHEDFDFSEDYFGAILQYPSKTGKVYNYKEFIQKANDAQIKVAVAADILSLVMLESPGHFGVDVVVGTTQRFGIPLGYGGPHAAFFATKDEYKRSIPGRIIGVTKDTDGNRALRMALQTREQHIKRDKATSNICTAQVLLAVMAGMYAVYHGPEGLKYIARKVHNGAATLANALEKLGFEQINDTYFDTIAIKTDATKIKFLAEAKEVNFYYPDDETVSISINETTTPKDLNKIVSIFSEAIKKDFQKITELETGNKIPKEVARKTEFLQQEVFNKYHSETDLMRYIKKLERKDLSLNHSMISLGSCTMKLNAAAEMLPLSDPMWGNMHPFVPVEQAEGYQIILKKLEKQLTEITGFAGTSLQPNSGAQGEYAGLMVIRAYHESRGESHRNICLIPSSAHGTNPASAVMAGMKVVVTKSTEEGNIDVDDLREKAIQYKDNLSCLMVTYPSTHGVYESAIREITSIIHENGGQVYMDGANMNAQVGLTNPGAIGADVCHLNLHKTFAIPHGGGGPGVGPICVAEQLVPFLPSNPVIQTGGEKAITAISAAPYGSSLVCLISYAYICMLGVNGLKKATQYAILNANYIKERLNGHYEVLYAGERGRAAHEMIVDCRPFKAKGIEVTDIAKRLMDYGFHAPTVSFPIAGTLMIEPTESESKMSLDQFCDAMISIRKEIEAADKDEPNNVLKNSPHTLEMLTADNWSFPYSRQEAAFPLEYVSDNKFWPSIRRVDEAYGDRNLICTCNPIEAYMEA from the coding sequence ATGAACACAGATTCTTTTGCTTTAAGGCATATCGGTCCCCGGGAAAACGATCTTCCCGAAATGCTTAAAACCGTTGGTGTAAGCACTCTTGATCAACTTATTTACGAAACCGTTCCAGACGACATTCTGCTGAAAAAAGCACTCGATCTGGACACTGCGATGAGCGAACAGGAATATTTGGAGCACATCACCGAGCTTTCCACAAAAAACAAACTTTTTAAAACATACATAGGGCTGGGTTATCACCAATCCATCACCCCTCCTGTAATTCAACGCAATATCTTGGAAAATCCGGGATGGTACACAGCTTATACTCCCTACCAAGCCGAAATTGCCCAAGGAAGGCTGGAAGCCCTGCTTAACTTCCAAACCGTGGTGAGTGATTTAACCGGAATGGAACTGGCAAACGCATCCTTATTGGACGAATCGACGGCTGCTGCAGAAGCAATGGCGCTTTTGTTCAACGTTCGTGAAAAGGAAAAGAAGAAAAACAACGCCTCAAAGTTTTTTGTTTCTGAAGAAATATTGCCGCAAACACTTTCATTGCTGGAAACACGTTCGCGACCTCTGAAAATTGAACTGGTAGTAGGAAATCACGAAGATTTTGACTTTTCCGAAGATTATTTTGGCGCAATCCTTCAGTATCCAAGTAAAACAGGCAAGGTTTACAATTATAAAGAATTCATCCAAAAAGCTAACGACGCCCAAATAAAAGTTGCCGTTGCAGCCGATATTCTCAGCCTGGTAATGCTTGAATCTCCTGGTCACTTTGGTGTAGACGTAGTTGTGGGGACCACCCAGCGTTTTGGCATTCCATTGGGATATGGAGGACCGCACGCAGCTTTCTTTGCCACAAAAGATGAATATAAAAGAAGCATTCCAGGCCGTATTATTGGCGTCACTAAAGATACCGACGGTAATCGCGCCCTTCGCATGGCTTTGCAAACCCGCGAGCAACACATAAAACGCGACAAGGCTACTTCAAACATTTGTACCGCACAGGTTCTTTTGGCGGTTATGGCTGGAATGTACGCAGTATATCACGGACCCGAAGGTTTAAAATATATTGCTAGAAAAGTACACAATGGTGCTGCTACGCTTGCAAACGCTTTGGAAAAATTGGGCTTTGAGCAAATAAACGATACTTATTTTGATACCATCGCTATAAAAACTGATGCTACAAAAATAAAGTTTTTGGCAGAAGCGAAAGAGGTAAACTTTTATTACCCAGATGATGAAACTGTTTCCATCTCAATCAATGAAACTACAACTCCAAAAGATTTAAATAAAATAGTTTCAATCTTTTCCGAAGCCATCAAAAAAGATTTCCAAAAGATTACTGAATTGGAAACTGGGAATAAAATCCCAAAAGAGGTAGCTAGAAAAACAGAGTTTTTGCAGCAGGAAGTTTTCAACAAATACCACAGCGAAACCGATTTGATGCGCTACATCAAAAAACTGGAACGCAAGGATCTGTCTTTGAACCATTCCATGATTTCTTTAGGTTCCTGTACTATGAAATTAAACGCCGCAGCTGAAATGCTTCCGTTGAGCGACCCTATGTGGGGCAATATGCACCCTTTTGTACCTGTAGAGCAGGCGGAAGGATATCAAATTATTCTGAAAAAATTAGAAAAACAACTTACTGAAATCACCGGTTTTGCCGGCACATCCTTACAGCCCAACAGTGGCGCACAGGGTGAATATGCAGGTTTGATGGTTATTCGCGCCTATCACGAATCGCGTGGGGAAAGCCACCGAAATATATGCTTGATCCCATCTTCCGCACACGGAACAAACCCTGCTAGCGCCGTAATGGCGGGAATGAAAGTAGTTGTAACAAAATCTACGGAAGAAGGAAATATTGACGTGGACGATCTTCGTGAAAAGGCAATACAGTATAAAGACAATCTTTCCTGTTTGATGGTAACGTATCCTTCAACACATGGAGTTTATGAATCTGCAATTCGCGAAATAACCAGTATTATACACGAAAACGGCGGACAAGTTTATATGGACGGTGCAAATATGAACGCGCAGGTAGGCTTGACCAACCCAGGCGCCATTGGCGCAGACGTATGCCATTTGAACCTTCACAAGACATTCGCGATACCCCACGGAGGTGGCGGACCGGGTGTTGGCCCCATTTGCGTTGCAGAGCAGCTTGTTCCTTTTTTACCATCAAACCCAGTAATCCAAACGGGTGGCGAAAAAGCTATTACGGCAATTTCCGCAGCGCCCTATGGCAGTTCTTTGGTTTGCTTAATTAGCTATGCGTACATTTGTATGCTTGGGGTTAATGGTCTTAAAAAAGCCACACAATACGCTATATTGAATGCCAATTATATAAAGGAAAGGCTGAATGGCCATTACGAAGTTCTTTACGCCGGTGAAAGAGGACGCGCCGCCCACGAAATGATCGTGGATTGCCGACCATTTAAAGCGAAAGGAATTGAAGTTACCGATATCGCAAAACGATTGATGGATTACGGTTTTCACGCGCCGACGGTTTCTTTCCCTATTGCGGGAACATTGATGATTGAGCCTACGGAAAGCGAAAGCAAAATGTCTTTAGATCAATTTTGTGATGCTATGATTTCAATTCGAAAAGAAATAGAAGCTGCGGATAAAGACGAGCCGAACAACGTTTTGAAAAATTCACCACATACCTTAGAAATGTTGACCGCCGACAATTGGAGTTTTCCCTATAGTCGACAGGAAGCGGCATTTCCACTGGAGTATGTTTCAGACAATAAATTTTGGCCATCTATACGCAGAGTGGATGAGGCATACGGCGATAGAAATTTGATATGTACCTGCAACCCGATTGAGGCTTATATGGAAGCCTAA
- a CDS encoding 3-oxoacyl-ACP synthase III family protein, with amino-acid sequence MSVKITGIGSYIPSEIAKNEHFGDHHFYNEDGTRFGNKNEVIIEKFKAITGIHERRYIPKNLSTSDIASFAAENAIKKAGIDKETLDYIIVAHNYGDVRHDSVQSDTVPSIATRVKHNLKIQNPTCVGYDVLFGCPGWVEGMIQAYAFIKAGIAKRCLIIGAEALSRVVDPHDRDSMIYSDGAGAAVVEISEEAGGILSHFSATYAFEEAHFIFFGESNNLEKKDNRRYIKMYGRKIYEFALNNVPDAMKTCLDKSGVGIDEVKKIFIHQANEKMDEAIVNRFYKLYDKTTPEKIMPMSINKLGNSSVATVPTLYDLVLNGELKGHSIQKGDVVIFASVGAGMNINAIVYKV; translated from the coding sequence ATGAGCGTCAAGATAACCGGCATAGGAAGTTACATTCCAAGCGAGATTGCGAAGAATGAACATTTTGGCGACCATCATTTTTACAATGAGGACGGTACCCGATTTGGCAATAAGAATGAAGTAATCATTGAAAAGTTCAAAGCCATTACCGGTATTCACGAAAGACGCTATATTCCGAAAAATTTATCAACCTCAGATATTGCCTCCTTTGCTGCAGAAAACGCCATTAAAAAGGCAGGCATTGATAAGGAAACACTAGATTATATTATTGTAGCCCATAATTATGGTGACGTGAGGCACGATTCCGTACAGAGTGATACCGTACCGAGTATTGCCACCCGCGTGAAACACAACCTTAAAATTCAAAATCCAACCTGCGTTGGTTACGATGTGCTTTTTGGCTGTCCCGGCTGGGTAGAGGGCATGATACAAGCCTATGCTTTTATAAAAGCGGGTATCGCCAAAAGATGTTTGATAATAGGCGCTGAAGCCCTTTCACGCGTGGTGGATCCCCATGATCGCGATTCTATGATTTACAGTGACGGAGCCGGCGCTGCAGTAGTTGAAATAAGTGAAGAAGCCGGTGGAATTCTGTCTCATTTTAGCGCTACCTATGCCTTTGAGGAAGCACATTTTATCTTTTTTGGCGAAAGCAATAACTTAGAAAAGAAAGACAACCGCCGTTACATAAAAATGTACGGTAGAAAGATTTATGAATTTGCGCTGAACAATGTTCCCGACGCCATGAAAACTTGCTTGGACAAAAGTGGGGTTGGCATTGACGAAGTGAAAAAAATATTCATCCATCAGGCAAACGAGAAAATGGACGAGGCTATCGTAAACCGTTTTTATAAACTTTACGACAAAACCACCCCTGAAAAAATTATGCCCATGAGCATCAATAAATTGGGCAATAGCAGCGTAGCGACAGTACCAACACTTTACGATTTGGTTTTAAATGGCGAGCTAAAAGGACATTCCATCCAAAAAGGAGATGTGGTTATTTTTGCCAGCGTTGGTGCGGGAATGAATATTAATGCGATAGTTTATAAAGTTTAA
- a CDS encoding methyltransferase domain-containing protein: MYEGKFPKKRYMHTLNFLNQIISKDEKILDLGVSNPFSEILIKEGYNVTNTQGEDLDLETKVVQTEDFNVVTAFEIFEHLVSPFNILNDIQAKKLVASVPLKLWFASAYRSKTDKWDRHYHEFEDWQFDWLLEKAGWRIVKREKFTNPVKKIGIRPILRRITPRYYLVYAERI, translated from the coding sequence ATGTACGAAGGCAAGTTTCCGAAAAAAAGATACATGCACACCCTGAATTTTCTGAACCAGATAATTTCAAAAGATGAAAAAATCCTAGATTTGGGCGTTTCCAATCCCTTTTCAGAAATACTCATCAAAGAAGGTTATAATGTTACAAACACCCAAGGTGAAGATCTTGACCTTGAAACCAAGGTTGTACAAACGGAAGATTTTAACGTGGTTACAGCCTTTGAAATTTTTGAACATTTGGTTTCACCTTTCAACATTTTAAATGATATTCAAGCTAAAAAATTGGTCGCTTCCGTACCTTTAAAGTTGTGGTTTGCTTCGGCCTATAGAAGTAAAACCGACAAATGGGACCGTCACTATCACGAGTTTGAGGATTGGCAATTTGACTGGTTGCTTGAAAAAGCGGGTTGGCGGATTGTGAAAAGGGAAAAATTTACCAATCCCGTAAAAAAGATTGGCATCCGCCCTATTCTTCGCAGGATAACGCCACGATACTATTTGGTTTATGCTGAAAGAATTTAA
- a CDS encoding glycosyltransferase family 2 protein: MNFYIVIPAHNEEAFISGMLQSMVEQTVLPKKVVVVDDASTDGTSKIIQQFSEKYTFIEGVFHNSQKHHEPGSKVINAFYKGFEALDKNFDIICKFDADLIFPKNYLEKIAVIFQQDPAIGMAGGFCYIVKNGEWVLENLTNKDHIRGALKAYRKECFEQINGLKNTMGWDTVDELLAQYHGWKIKTDTSLQVKHLKPTGKVYSKASKYKQGEAFYKIRYGFWLTLIASAKLASKKNSFSFFMESIWGYFKAKKSNLEYLLSEEEGKFVRKLRWKKIREKLGMR, translated from the coding sequence ATGAATTTCTACATCGTCATACCTGCCCATAACGAAGAAGCATTCATCAGTGGGATGCTCCAATCTATGGTGGAGCAGACAGTTCTTCCAAAAAAAGTTGTGGTGGTTGACGATGCTTCAACTGATGGTACTTCAAAAATCATTCAACAATTTTCAGAGAAATACACTTTTATTGAAGGTGTTTTTCACAATTCCCAAAAACACCACGAGCCGGGAAGCAAGGTTATCAATGCTTTTTACAAAGGTTTTGAAGCGCTTGATAAAAACTTCGATATTATCTGCAAATTTGACGCCGATTTAATTTTCCCAAAAAATTATTTAGAAAAAATTGCCGTGATATTTCAACAGGATCCAGCCATAGGAATGGCTGGAGGATTTTGCTATATTGTGAAAAATGGAGAATGGGTTTTGGAAAACCTCACCAACAAAGACCACATCCGTGGGGCCTTAAAAGCATATCGAAAGGAATGTTTTGAACAAATAAATGGTTTAAAAAACACCATGGGCTGGGATACTGTTGATGAACTCCTCGCCCAATATCACGGCTGGAAAATTAAAACCGATACTTCGTTACAGGTAAAGCATTTAAAACCCACGGGGAAAGTTTATTCAAAGGCTTCAAAGTATAAACAGGGCGAGGCTTTTTATAAAATTCGTTACGGTTTTTGGCTTACACTTATTGCCTCGGCAAAGCTTGCCTCCAAAAAAAATAGTTTTTCGTTTTTTATGGAATCCATCTGGGGGTATTTTAAGGCCAAGAAATCTAACCTGGAATATTTACTTTCCGAGGAAGAAGGAAAATTTGTCAGAAAACTGCGTTGGAAAAAAATTCGTGAAAAATTGGGAATGCGATAA
- a CDS encoding alkaline phosphatase codes for MKFKFFFLPTFLIFTTFLTSCVSVQVKDNTVSAIPSEIKKPKNIILLIGDGMGLSQVSTAIYYKDGKPNFERFNTIGLSKTSSGSDLITDSAAGATVFSTGEKTYNGAIGVNKDTIPVPTIVEQLSKRGFATGIISTSSIQHATPASFYAHVKSRRMYEEITEFAPNSGVNFFAGGGLKFFNQRKDGKDLLAEMKSKGYEVITDQLPKKVSQKNELILLAADGMPKMSEGRGDFLPNATKLALEKLSKNEKSFFLMVEGSQIDWGGHDNDADYLIGELLDFDKTLGVALDFAKQNGETLIIVTADHETGGYTLASDGNDYNKIKPSFSTPGHSATMVPVFAEGPGATLFNGIYESDEIYHKMMALFDK; via the coding sequence ATGAAATTTAAATTTTTCTTCCTCCCAACATTTCTAATTTTCACAACATTTTTAACTTCCTGTGTTTCCGTTCAGGTAAAGGACAATACAGTATCAGCCATTCCTTCTGAAATAAAAAAGCCGAAAAACATAATTCTTTTGATAGGCGACGGAATGGGTCTTAGCCAAGTTTCAACAGCCATTTATTACAAAGATGGAAAACCGAATTTTGAACGTTTTAATACCATTGGCCTTAGCAAAACTTCTTCCGGGAGTGATTTAATTACGGATTCTGCCGCTGGAGCCACTGTTTTTTCAACAGGAGAAAAGACCTATAATGGAGCAATAGGTGTAAATAAAGATACTATACCTGTACCTACAATTGTGGAACAATTATCAAAACGAGGCTTCGCAACGGGCATTATTTCTACATCTTCCATTCAACACGCCACGCCGGCAAGTTTTTATGCGCACGTAAAAAGCAGGAGAATGTATGAGGAAATTACCGAGTTCGCTCCCAATAGCGGCGTAAACTTTTTTGCTGGTGGCGGATTGAAATTCTTTAACCAAAGAAAAGATGGAAAAGATTTATTGGCTGAAATGAAATCCAAAGGCTATGAAGTAATTACCGATCAACTTCCAAAAAAAGTAAGCCAAAAGAATGAATTAATACTGCTTGCCGCTGACGGTATGCCAAAGATGAGCGAAGGCCGTGGTGATTTTCTGCCGAATGCAACCAAACTTGCTTTGGAAAAACTCTCGAAGAATGAAAAAAGTTTTTTTTTGATGGTAGAGGGAAGCCAAATAGATTGGGGCGGCCACGACAATGATGCAGATTATTTAATTGGTGAACTTTTGGATTTTGACAAAACCTTAGGTGTTGCTTTGGATTTTGCAAAGCAAAACGGCGAAACGCTTATAATTGTTACCGCTGACCACGAAACGGGTGGATATACACTTGCTTCGGACGGAAATGATTACAACAAAATTAAACCGAGTTTTTCTACCCCGGGACATTCCGCTACAATGGTTCCAGTATTTGCAGAAGGTCCCGGCGCTACTTTATTCAATGGAATATATGAAAGCGATGAGATCTATCATAAAATGATGGCGCTTTTTGATAAATAA
- a CDS encoding MlaE family ABC transporter permease: MKYLQDIGSYFLMIKRVFGSFTKTSVLKHLIFKEINDLIISSLGIVAFISFFVGGVVAIQTALNMDNPLIPKSLIGFATRQSVILEFAPTFISIIMAGKVGSFITSSIGSMRVTEQIDALEVMGINSLNYLVFPKIVALMFYPFVIVISMFLGILGGWVAGVYGGFSSSTAFISGLQDSFIPYQLFYAFFKTFVFAFILATVPSWQGYYMKGGALEVGRASTNSFVWTSVLIISANYIITQLLLS; the protein is encoded by the coding sequence ATGAAGTACTTACAAGATATTGGTTCCTATTTTTTGATGATCAAAAGGGTGTTTGGTAGTTTCACCAAAACATCTGTTTTAAAACATCTTATTTTTAAGGAAATCAACGACCTTATTATTAGTTCTTTGGGCATTGTGGCTTTCATCTCCTTCTTTGTTGGAGGCGTTGTAGCAATACAGACCGCCTTAAATATGGACAATCCCTTGATCCCGAAAAGTCTTATAGGTTTTGCCACTCGCCAATCTGTAATCTTGGAGTTTGCGCCGACTTTCATTTCAATAATTATGGCGGGGAAAGTTGGTTCATTCATAACCTCCAGTATTGGTTCCATGCGGGTTACCGAACAGATTGATGCTTTGGAGGTAATGGGGATCAATTCGCTAAACTATTTGGTTTTCCCAAAAATAGTAGCCTTGATGTTCTATCCATTCGTGATTGTAATCTCTATGTTTCTCGGCATTTTGGGCGGCTGGGTGGCTGGTGTTTATGGTGGCTTTTCCAGCTCTACTGCTTTTATTTCGGGATTGCAAGACAGTTTTATACCCTATCAGCTTTTTTATGCTTTTTTTAAAACCTTTGTTTTTGCTTTCATTTTAGCCACAGTTCCTTCATGGCAAGGCTATTATATGAAGGGTGGCGCACTTGAAGTTGGTAGAGCGAGTACAAACTCTTTCGTTTGGACCAGTGTGCTCATTATTTCGGCCAATTATATTATAACCCAATTATTACTTAGCTGA
- a CDS encoding ABC transporter ATP-binding protein — MIKVEDVHKSFGEEEILKGITTEFDKGKTNLIIGQSGSGKTVLLKCLLGLFKPEQGKIYYEDKAIQNMDDEEQRKLREEIGMLFQGGALFDSMNIEENVMFPLRMFTKQKKADMLARVNEVLKRVNLENVNKKFPAEISGGMQKRVSIARAIVNKPKFLFCDEPNSGLDPKTATLIDTLIQEITHEYNITTVVVTHDMNSVMEIGEKVVLLKHGKLVWQGTNQEIFKTDNEDVTNFVYSSDLFKKIREVQINEG; from the coding sequence ATGATAAAAGTAGAAGATGTACATAAAAGTTTTGGGGAAGAAGAAATTCTGAAAGGGATAACTACCGAATTTGACAAAGGAAAAACAAACCTTATTATCGGACAGAGCGGCAGCGGAAAAACCGTTTTGCTGAAGTGTCTTTTGGGCCTCTTTAAACCCGAACAGGGAAAAATATATTATGAAGACAAAGCCATCCAAAATATGGATGACGAAGAACAGCGCAAGCTGCGAGAAGAAATTGGGATGCTTTTTCAGGGCGGGGCTCTTTTTGACTCCATGAATATTGAAGAAAATGTAATGTTTCCGCTACGGATGTTCACAAAACAAAAGAAGGCCGATATGCTGGCCCGGGTAAATGAAGTATTAAAACGTGTGAACCTTGAAAACGTAAATAAAAAATTTCCCGCAGAAATTTCTGGAGGGATGCAAAAGAGGGTTTCCATTGCACGGGCTATCGTAAACAAGCCAAAATTTCTTTTTTGTGACGAACCTAACTCAGGACTCGATCCAAAGACCGCAACCTTAATAGACACACTCATACAGGAAATTACCCACGAGTATAATATCACCACTGTAGTTGTAACACACGATATGAATTCTGTGATGGAAATAGGTGAGAAAGTAGTATTGCTGAAACATGGAAAACTTGTTTGGCAGGGTACCAATCAGGAAATCTTTAAAACAGATAATGAAGATGTGACAAACTTTGTGTATTCTTCAGATCTTTTTAAAAAAATTCGCGAAGTACAAATAAATGAAGGGTAA
- a CDS encoding FG-GAP-like repeat-containing protein — protein MRKKLLLLSTFLIGATLMAQVTFTNQSVLIGNFPDHSEVAVDMNGDYLDDYVRVSAAGIGIDYQLADHTFNSIMIPMTIQNVPDWSVAAGDIDGNGFNDLLLGNGSRVSFVFANEDGTAYTEVTKPEYIFSQRSTLADINNDGLLDAFICHDVDLSHPYRNGGGQNMILDQSLIETLDRPGNYAAIWVDYDNDGDIDMYLTKCRGGALPGDENRDNAMYTNNGDGTFTENGLDIGMRDNAQSWSTVFEDFDNDGDFDAFIVNHDFQNRLMENDGTGMFTDVIAGSGIDPLDLGAWENQSGDFNNDGFVDIFSEMSKELYINNGDMTFTGQDLSFDEGGIGDFNNDGFLDVVNDGNLYINDGNDNHWVKVGLEGVESNKNGIGARVKIVGDWGTQMREVRSGQGFSHMNSLLAHFGIGTSQNIETLIIEWPSGTVDVIQNPDIDTTHIILEGSSPLAVSDLEVEGLKIYPNPTSDVLNFSMKGLENTPVQIIDANGKIVLNSKVSNEGNINVNSLKSGVYFALLQIEKKATSYKFIKN, from the coding sequence ATGAGAAAAAAACTACTCTTATTAAGCACGTTCTTAATAGGCGCCACCTTAATGGCTCAAGTCACTTTCACCAACCAAAGCGTTCTAATTGGTAATTTTCCAGATCACTCGGAAGTAGCAGTTGATATGAACGGCGATTATCTTGATGATTATGTACGAGTATCGGCTGCCGGAATTGGTATAGATTATCAGCTTGCAGACCATACTTTCAATTCAATCATGATTCCCATGACCATCCAGAATGTCCCAGACTGGAGCGTTGCCGCTGGCGATATTGACGGCAATGGATTTAACGATCTATTATTGGGAAATGGTTCTCGAGTTTCCTTTGTGTTTGCAAATGAAGACGGAACTGCTTACACTGAAGTTACCAAGCCAGAGTACATCTTTTCACAAAGATCTACTCTTGCAGACATCAACAATGACGGGCTTTTGGATGCATTCATATGCCACGACGTAGACTTAAGCCACCCCTATCGGAACGGTGGAGGGCAAAATATGATTCTCGATCAGTCTTTAATCGAAACGCTTGACAGACCTGGAAACTACGCCGCCATTTGGGTAGATTATGACAACGATGGCGATATAGATATGTACTTGACCAAATGCCGTGGCGGTGCGCTGCCAGGAGATGAGAATAGAGACAACGCCATGTACACAAACAACGGCGATGGCACCTTTACTGAAAATGGTCTTGACATCGGCATGCGCGATAATGCACAGTCATGGTCAACCGTCTTTGAAGATTTTGACAACGATGGCGATTTTGATGCTTTTATTGTAAATCATGATTTTCAAAACCGCTTGATGGAAAACGACGGCACCGGAATGTTTACAGACGTTATAGCTGGATCTGGAATTGACCCATTAGACCTTGGAGCGTGGGAAAATCAATCGGGTGATTTCAATAACGATGGTTTTGTGGATATTTTTTCTGAAATGTCTAAAGAACTTTATATAAATAATGGAGATATGACCTTCACCGGGCAAGACCTCAGTTTTGACGAAGGTGGAATTGGTGATTTCAACAACGATGGCTTTTTGGATGTTGTAAATGACGGCAATCTTTATATAAATGATGGAAACGACAATCATTGGGTAAAAGTGGGATTGGAAGGCGTAGAAAGCAACAAAAACGGAATTGGAGCAAGAGTAAAGATTGTTGGAGATTGGGGAACCCAAATGCGCGAAGTGCGTTCTGGGCAGGGTTTCAGCCATATGAATTCTTTGTTGGCACATTTCGGCATTGGCACAAGTCAAAACATTGAAACCTTAATCATTGAATGGCCATCGGGCACTGTAGATGTAATCCAAAATCCTGATATTGATACTACCCATATAATTTTGGAAGGAAGCAGCCCACTGGCCGTAAGCGATCTTGAAGTGGAAGGTTTAAAAATATACCCCAATCCTACTTCAGATGTACTAAACTTTTCAATGAAAGGCCTTGAAAACACCCCAGTACAGATTATTGATGCCAATGGCAAAATCGTACTGAACTCAAAAGTTTCCAATGAAGGAAATATCAATGTAAATTCATTAAAGAGCGGTGTTTATTTCGCCCTATTACAAATAGAAAAGAAAGCTACTAGCTATAAATTTATAAAGAACTAA